From Dryobates pubescens isolate bDryPub1 chromosome 22, bDryPub1.pri, whole genome shotgun sequence, the proteins below share one genomic window:
- the VPS37C gene encoding vacuolar protein sorting-associated protein 37C yields the protein MDSLRSRTVEELQALQEDAEEIERLALESQEVQELQLEREMALAANRSLAEQNLKFQAPLESGRSDLSSKYEELQKLAERCKEQKAKLEKFSAALHPQTLLELLQVESQKIEEESEKLAEEFLGGEASLECFLARFGALRQLSHLRRVRVEKLQELLRRSAAPEPAGDSQPAPPAGAGAPPPAQPFPSGPPSLPLPYGPAPSPPAGAAARGALPAAPFPAAQLASSQPGPQPSFAYRPPPAQAADYPTPPSGGSSSTPVYAWSPSRAPPAPSPFPAPSPPPPRPVYPPYYPPGAARPQCPYPTQPPLPNFPIPSQAPYPSGPPQAFGYPPPPPNPQRPPWPGY from the exons atggaCAGCCTGAGGAGCCGGACGGTGGAGGAGCTCCAGGCGCTGCAGGAGGACGCTGAGGAGATCGAGCGCCTGGCCCTGGAGTCTCAGGAG gttcaggagctgcagctggaaaggGAGATGGCCCTGGCTGCCAACAGGAGCTTGGCTGAGCAGAACCTCAAGTTCCAGGCGCCGCTGGAGTCCGGGCGCTCCGACCTCTCCAGCAAGtatgaggagctgcagaagctggctGAGAGGTGTAAAGAGCAGAAGGCCAAGCTGG AGAAgttctcagcagctctgcatcctcagaccttgctggagctgctgcaggtggaaaGCCAGAAGATTGAGGAGGAGTCTGAG aAGCTGGCTGAGGAGTTCCTGGGGGGCGAGGCGAGCCTGGAGTGCTTCCTGGCGCGGTTCGGGGCGCTGCGGCAGCTCTCCCACCTGCGCCGGGTGCGAgtggagaagctgcaggagctgctgcggcGCTCGGCGGCGCCGGAGCCCGCCGGGGACTCGCAGCCGGCTCCTCCTGCCGGCGCCGGCGCCCCGCCCCCGGCGCAGCCCTTCCCGTCGgggcctccctccctccccctgccctacggcccggcccccagcccccctgcaggcgCCGCGGCCCGGGGGGCCCTGCCCGCCGCTCCCTTCCCGGCGGCGCAGCTCGCTTcctcccagcccggcccccagccctcctttGCCTACagacctcccccagcacaggctgctgactATCCCACCCCCCCCTCGGGAGGCTCATCTTCCACTCCAGTCTACGCCTGGTCTCCCTCCAgggccccccctgccccctccccctttcctgccccttctcctccgCCACCCAGACCTGTCTACCCTCCCTACTacccccctggggcagccagaCCTCAGTGCCCCTACCCAACCCAACCTCCTCTTCCTAACTTCCCAATCCCCTCACAAGCTCCTTACCCTTCTGGCCCCCCCCAAGCCTTTGGGtaccctccaccacctccaaacCCTCAACGTCCTCCTTGGCCTGGCTACTAA